The genomic window TCTACGACCAACGATAACACAAATTTTTGTAGTACCGATATCCAATCCTACTACGATGGGCGACTGACTGGTAAATTTTGCCTTGTCCATATTCGTTAATTTTGCTGAGTTTTATACTGTTTTTCCAGGGCCCTGATTTCTTTCTCTCTTGCTTCTTTCTCTTTCTTCAGTTGGGCCTCAGATTTTGCCGGCTTTGGCTGTGCTGTTACCGTTTGCTTCGGTTTTTCTTTTTTATCCGCTGGCTTTATTTCCTTCGGCTTGGTGGCCTGCGCAAGCGCTGGCTTTTTTACTTCTGTTTTAACTGGTGCTGTTTTTTTAGGTGCTTCCTTTTTTACTTCCGCTTTTTTGGGCTCGGGCTTTTTGGCTGTAACCTTCGGCACATCTACCTTTTTAGGCTCAACTTTTTTTGCTTCGGGCTTTTTGGGCTCTTCTCTTTTAGGCGTCACCTTTTCGGCTTCATCTGCCTCTGGCCGGTCATCCATAGCCGCAACAATTGTGCTGTTGATCAGCGAATCGGTTACGTTTCGTTGTATCCTCAAACTATCTGCTGCAGAAATTGTTTTTGCTTTTTTTCCTAATTCTGTCGAATCTCTTTTTTCGCAAACAATCTGATTGGTATATTTAATATTGATGGTTTTATAAGTATCCCAACCTACCTGCGGCATTGCTTTTTTATAGAACAGCAACAAGTTTTTCATTTTCTTTTCAAGTGAATCGGCATTACCCAAAACAATACGTTGATTACCTACCCTTGGGATCAATTCGATGTCGTTTTTCTGATCAACCACAATCTGTTCTATCTGAGCATCCCAAAGGGTATCTTGCTTGATATACTGCGCAGTTTTATATAAATCTCTTGCCAATTGCGTGTGAAGGGTATCAACTCTGCTCCCAAAAACCTCTGTAATATGCCCTGTTGCCACAAGCACATTGGCCGTGAAGTTTGATGAAATAGGCATTTTCAGTCCATCATTATCAATGTAAAAATCCTGCCCATTCTCGTTCAATATGCGCAGAATAGGCTGGCGTTGTTTTACTTCAATGTGCAATACCCCATCCATATCTACATATACTTTAGCAAAACCGATGTAAGGGTTAGACTGCAGTTTTTTCTCGATCTTATGAATATTGATATTCTCGAGATTACGACCTAAAAGAACACCTTGATCTTCTTTTAAAATGTCATCAATTTCTTCACGCTCAATGAAATTATCTGCTCCGGGAATCAGGATCTTAACATCGGTACATTTAACTGTCTGTTTCTTCACATTGATAAAACTCAAAAGCACCACCACCCCTGCCAAGCTGATCAGCCAGGCAAAGCCAGTAAAAATTGTGCTCCAGTTTATCCGTTTAAGCATTGTTTAAAGTGTTTTTAAGGGGTTCGATAATCGTGTCGATATCTCCCGCACCTACTGTTAAAATTAATTCAGGTTTTGTGTCCTTAACATGCTGAACCACAAAATCTTTTCCACATATTTTTTTATCTGCTAAAGTGATTTTATCCAATAAAAACTGTGCATTTATCCCTTCAAGCGGCAATTCTCTTGCGGGATAAATCTCCAACAGCATCAGTTCGTCAGCCGTGCTTAAAACTTTTGCAAATTCATCAGCAAAATCCCTTGTCCGTGTGAAGAGGTGCGGCTGAAAAATTACCGTTAGCTTTTTATCTGGATACAATTGTCTAACCGCATCAAAACAAGCCCTCAGTTCTTCAGGATGGTGTGCATAATCATCAATATAAATCTGATTGCCGTTATTCACAATATATTCGAAGCGGCGTTTAACACCCTTAAAATTGGCAACCGCTTGTTTTACCTTTTCTGCATCAATTCCCAATTGCAGCGCAATGGCAATGGCAACCGTTGTATTTTCGACATTGTGCTTACCAGGAAGCATTAAATTAATGTCTTTGATACTTTGTGTGCTATCGGTATAATCGAAAACAAATTTAGACCCTTCTACCCTTAAATTCTCTGCCTTTGCAGTTGCCGTTGAACTTGCCGCATAACTGATGCTTTTCTCAAGCGGCAATCCTTCGTGCGCATAAAGCACGCCTTCTGCTTTAAGTTGACCGGCAAACAACCTGAACGATTCTTCGAGATGGCTCTTGTCACCGTAAATATCCAGGTGATCTGCATCCATAGAAGTAACCACGGCTACATCCGGGTGCAAGGTTAGGAAAGAACGATCATATTCGTCGGCCTCTACCACCACTACATTGTTTTTTCCGAAAAGCACATTACTGTTATAGTTACTGGTTATCCCACCTAAAAAAGCCGTGCAATCGTAGCCGGTATCTTTTAAAATATGCGCAACAATAGATGACGTTGTGGTTTTGCCATGTGTACCCGCAACTGCGATACAGAACATTCCTTTACTGATGATCCCTAAGACCTCAGAACGTTTTTTAAGCGCAAAACCTTTATTTATAAAATGGTTTAAAATTTTAGCATCTTTTGGAATTGCTGGAGTGTAAACCACAAGCGTATCATCATGATCATCCAAAAATGCACAGGGCAGCGAAGAAGCTTCATCAAGATACGTTATGAGAATGCCTTCCTGCTCTAAGGTTTCGGTCAGCTTAGTCCTGGTTTTATCGTAACCACAAACCACCTGTCCGCGTTTAGCAAAATAACGGGCAAGCGCACTCATGCCGATACCACCGATACCTACAAAGAAAACCCTATTTATTTTACTTAGTTCCATTTTATTTTAAGCTAAAAGTGGAAAGACTAAAGCTTAAAGCCTGCCTTTCTACTGTTTTAAGCTGAAAGTTGAAAGACCCATGCTTAAAGCTTCCTTCCAATACTCCAGTTATGTTATTTATTTTTATTCTCTACCTATTTTTGCCTTCAGACTTTGGTCTTTTTACTTTAGTCGTTCCGCTTTATTAGCTTCAATACTTCGTTTGCTATAATTTCGTCTGCCGCTGGCAGTGCCATTTCACCTATATTTTCTGAAAGTTTTTCACACTGTTCTTTGTTATTTAATAACGCCAGCGTTTCTTTAACCAAGGTGTCTTCTGCAGAGCGATCGTTAATTAATATTGCTGCTCCATTTTTAACCAGAGCCATCGCATTTTTAGTTTGATGGTCTTCTGCTACATTTGGCGAAGGCACCAATATTACTGGTTTTTTAATCAAACAAAGTTCTGCGATCGTTCCAGCTCCTGCCCGGCTTACAATTACATCTGCTGCTGCATAAGCGAGGTCCATTTTATTTAAAAACTCAAGGATACGAACATTGGGATGATATGCTAAACCCAATCTTTCAATAATCCCTTTATAGTAATATTTACCTGTTTGCCAGATCACCTGCACATCTTGAGCAAGGATATCGGGTAAATGTTTTTCGATTGCCTTATTCAGTGTGCCTGCGCCTAAACTTCCACCGGTAACCATAATGGTCATTTTCAATGGATCGAGCTTTAACAGTTCGGCACCTTGAAAATGTTTTCCTTTTATATCAACTACTTCCTGGCGGACAGGATTTCCTGTTTTTAAAATCCTATCAGCTGGAAAAAACTGATCCATATCATCAAAGGCGACACAGATTTTTGAAGCTTTTTTACCTAACCATTTATTGGTTATTCCGGCATAAGAATTCTGTTCCTGGATGAGGTAAGGAATTCCTTTCAGCGAAGCTGCATACAATAGTGGACCTGAGGCATAACCACCAACACCTACTACAGCATCGGGCTTAAAATCATTAATAATCTGCATGGCTTTGCGCACACTACCGATTACCTTAAACGGGAGGGCGAGATTTTTAATAATCGAACCACGTTGCATCCCACTAATATTTAATCCTATTATTTTATAGCCGGCTGCAGGAACTTTTTCCATTTCCATGCGACCTATTGCACCCACAAACAAAATCTCACAGGTTGGCACCATGCGTTTTAGCGCATTGGCTATGGCCACGGCAGGAAAAATATGCCCGCCGGTGCCACCACCTGATATGATAATTTTTGGGGAATTATTCATTTTAATTATTATTTAACCGCAAAGAGCGCTGAGTTTTTCGCAAAGCACGCTAAGCATTTTGTTTTTCACCACCGAGTACACTAAGTTTTCACAGAGGGCACTGAGTTTTATTTTTTTGTTTACCACAAAGGCGCTAAGAGCACCAAGGTTTTTCTATCGGATTTCACACTTAAGGTTGGACAATTGATAAACAATTTCTTTGTAAGCTCTGTGTCAACCTCCGTGTCCTCTGTGGTTAAATTTTTTACTTTATTATTTTTAAATAGATTGCTTCGTCATACTTCCTCGCAATGACGATTCATCTTAAGCTATTGCAGGTATTTCACCAATTATTATTTTATTTTTTACTTTCTCTTTTTCTTCTTTTGTTAGTGCATTTGCATTTTCTTCTACATCACGGCTTACGCTGAGTATAATCCCAAAGGCCACACTGGTAAAGATCATTGATGTACCGCCCATACTTACCAATGGCAGCGGAACCCCTGTTACCGGACCCAACCCTACCGCTACCGCCATATTTGCAAAGGCCTGTATGGTCAGACTGAAACTCAGTCCGGCCGCGAGCAATGCACCGAAGGCCTTAGGTGCCCGGGTTACGATCTTGATACATCGGTATAAAAGCACCAGGTATAGTATCATGATTACAATTCCTCCCACAGTTCCCCATTCTTCAATAATAATGGCGAAAATAAAATCGGAATACGGATGTGGTAGGAAATTGCGTTGTGTACTATTACCTGGTCCTTTACCAAAAACACCACCAGTAGCCAAGGCAATTTTTGCCTGATCTGCCTGGAAAGTTTTATCTGAATGCTGCATTTCAGGATGCATGAACGTATTGATACGCGACATGTATGTTTTTCTCCTTGGTCCCAAAAAGAAAACAAACAACAGCAGTACAAAACCACCTGCACAAACAATCGCGATCTGTTTAATACTGATCCTACCGATAATTAACAGCAAAATACTTACACCAAACAGCATTAATGCTGTAGATAGGTTGGCCAATGCGATTAAAACAAACACCACACAAACCGAACCCATAATTGGTATAAATGATTCTTTAACATTTTTAATATTTTCTTGCTTTTTGGTTAGCATCCTGGCCAAAAAGGTAATCAATGCAAGTTTAGCCAAATCGGAAGTTTGAAAGGTTAGTCCGATTACCGGTATTTTAACCCACCGAGATGCATCGTTCAAATTTGTTCCGAATATTAGCGTATAGAACAGCAACGGAATGGTAACGATCATCAATACCTTTGAAATACCCGCATAATAGCGATAATCGAGCAAGTGGGCAATATAGATCATCCCGATACCCATTAGCACAAAAATTAAGTGCTTGGTAAGTAAAAGCTTTTCTACCGTTTCTCCTTTTTTATATGCCAAGGTACCTGTTGCACTGTACACCGCCATTACAGATATAAGCGAAAGCAGGATGATGATCAGCCAGATCCATCTATCGCCTTTTGTTTTATTAAGTAGTGCCTGGAACATATATTGTACCTCCTATTATAATTCTCTAACTGCCGCTTTAAACTGGTTACCGCGGTCTTCGTAATTTTTGAACAGATCGAAACTAGCACAAGCTGGCGATAACAATACTGCATCACCACGTTTAGCCAAATGGAAAGCAATCTGCGCTGCTTCATCAGCTGAAAAAGTATTTACAATTACTTCTACATCATCCTCGAAAGCATCGTGGATACGTTTGTTGTCCTTACCCAAACAAACGATAGCCTTAACCTTGCTTTTAACCAGATCTTTAAGCATGTTGTAATCGTTTCCTTTATCAACACCGCCCATAATCAGCACTACATCGCTGGTCATACTCTCTAAAGCATACCAGGTAGAGTTCACATTGGTGGCTTTACTGTCGTTGATAAAATCGATCCCCGAAATTTTGGCCACATGCTCTAACCTGTGCTCAATATTTTTGAAATTGCCCATGCTTTCGCGGATGGTCTCATTTCTTAATTCTAAAACTTTAGACACAATGCCTGAGGCCATAGAATTGTAAATGTTGTGCTTGCCCTGTAAGGCTAAATCTGAAATAGACATGGTTAGTTGGTTATTTGGTTCTGTAAGGATATGTATAGTAGTTTCTTCTAAATAAGCACCCAGTTCTACTTTTTTAGTAATTGAAAAGGGATAGGCTTTCGCCACAGGCTTAATCAGCGCGATGGCTTTTAGGCTCTCTTCATCATCTGCACAATAAATGAAAACATCTTGCGCTGTCTGGTTTTGAACAATCCGCATTTTAGATGCAGCATATTTTTCCAGTTTATAATCGTAACGGTCTAAATGATCTGGAGTAATGTTGAGCAAAACAGCAATATCTGCTTTAAAAGCGAACATATCATCAAGCATGAAGCTTGAGATTTCCAGCACATAATATTCGTAATCTTCCGTAGCCACCTGTGCTGCAAAACTCTGCCCGATATTACCTGCCAGGCCGACATTTAAACCCGCATTTTTCAGGATGTGATAAGTTAATAAACTCGTAGTCGACTTACCGTTTGACCCTGTAATACAGATGGTTTTTGCATTGGTATATCTTTTGGCAAATTCAATTTCCGAAACCACAGGAATCCCTTTTGCAACCAATTTTTTAATAATTGGGGCTGTAGGCGGAATACCTGGACTTTTAATTACCTCTGTTGCATTTAAGATCAGTTCTTTAGTATGTTTTTCAGATTCGAACGGAATGGAAAGTTTTTCTAATGCAGCTCTATATTTATCGGTAATTAAACCGTAATCGGAAACAAAAACATCGAAACCTTTTGCCTGCGCCAATTTTGCAGCGCCAACTCCACTTTCGCCGGCACCAAGAATAACCACACGGCCCTGCCCGGTCATCGCTGACTTAGTATTGCTTGATGTGATATTATTCGTGCTCATTTTTTATTTTTTCTAGTATCAAGTAATAAGTATCGAGTATCAAGACAGGAGTACCATTACACTTTATCTTTTTTACTTATTTTTATTACCTCTAAGGGTATTTATTTATAATTCTATTTTGCCTTTAAGCTTTAGGCATTTGAGCCTCTAAACCCTCAACCTTCTATCCCTTTACCTTCAACCTCAACCTACCTTAACTTCAACGTTACAATGGTCATAATTGCAAGCATGATTCCGATAATCCAGAAACGAGTTACAATTTTGGCCTCGTGATATCCTTTTTTCTGGTAATGGTGATGTAAAGGCGACATCAGGAAAATCCTGCGGCCTTCGCCAAATTTCTTCTTGGTATATTTAAAATAAGATACCTGCACAATTACCGACACCAGTTCTACCAGGAATATTCCACATAAAATCGGAATCAACAGCTCCTTGCGGATCATGATGGCAAATGAGGCAATTATTCCTCCAATGGCCAAACTTCCGGTATCGCCCATAAAAATCTGCGCCGGGTAAGAATTGTACCAAAGGAAACCTACGCAGGAACCCACAAATGCACCTGCAAAAATCATCAGCTCTGCAGAGTTTGGGATATACATAATATTGAGGTAATCGGCCATAATGGTATTACCCGATACATAAGCCAAAATACCCAGGGTGATTCCGATTACTGCCGAAGTTCCAGTAGCTAAACCATCAATCCCATCGGTAATGTTTGCCCCGTTCGATACCGCAGTAATAATAAATACTGCTACAATCAGGAAGATGAAAAATGCATACTTCTGGTAATCGGCGCCCAAAAACTTCAATACCTTTGCATAATCGAACTCATTGTTCTTATAAAAAGGCATATTGGTTTTAGTCGATTTTACATCTTGTGTATAATAAAAGGTTTCTCCTTTTTGTCGCAATACCATCGGAACCGTAGAAGTACTTTTTACATCGTCCTGTACAGTTTCCCTTACCACAATATTTGGATGAAAGTACATCGTGCAACCTACAATTAAGCCTAAACCAACCTGACCAACAACTTTAAAACGACCTGCTAAACCTTCTTTATTCTTTTTGAAAACTTTGATATAATCATCTAAAAAGCCTACGGCACCCATCCAGATCGTGGTAATTATCATTAAAATCACATAGATATTGGAGATATTGGCAAATAATAAGGTCGGAATAAGAATACCCAGCAAAATAATGATACCACCCATTGTTGGTGTACCCTGTTTTTGCATCTGTCCTTCCAAACCTAAATTCCTTACTGTTTCTCCAACCTGTTTTTTATGTAGGTAATCAATTAACCTGCGTCCGTAAACGGTGGTAATTACCAATGATAAAATAATAGAGATAGATGCACGGAAAGTGATGTACTGAAACAACCTTAACCCAGGTATATCATAATGCTTATGCAGGTATTCGAATAATAAATATAACATTAGCTGATTGGTTTTAATTGTTCAAGTAAAATTTCTTTATCATCAAAATGATTCCTTACGCCATTAATTTCCTGGTATTTTTCATGCCCTTTACCAGCAACAAGAATAATGTCTCCTGGTTGCGCTAAATGGCAGGCTGTTTTTATTGCTTCTTTTCTATCTAAAATGGATAGGGTTTTACGCTTATTGGTCGGTGAAACACCAGCTTCCATTTCGCTGATAATCGTTTGCGGATCTTCTGTTCTGGGATTATCAGAGGTCAGGATCACCTTATCGCTCCAATCGCATGCTACCTGAGCCATAATAGGGCGTTTGGTTTTATCTCTATCTCCACCGCAACCAATCACCGTGATTACCTGTTCGGTTCCTTTACGGATATTGGCAATGGTACTCAACACATTCTGAACAGCATCTGGTGTATGTGCATAATCTACAATGCCTATAATCTTATCTGCAGAGGTGATGTAATCAAATCTTCCTTCAGCGCCTGATAAACGGCTTAACAAAGTCAGCACCTTTAACTTATCCTGCTCCAACAGAATCGCTGTTCCATACACGGCCAATAAATTGTACGCATTGAAAGACCCTACAAGTTTGAAGTAAACATCTTCATTATCGATATCTAAATGCAGACCACTGAACTGGTTCTCAATAATTTTTGCTTTAAAATCGGCCAGCTGTTTAAGTGCATAGGTTTTTTTATGCGCTTTTGTATTCTGCAGCATCACCACTCCATTTTTATCGTCGATGTTGGTCAATGCAAATGCCGATTTAGGCAAAACATCAAAAAATGCTTTTTTAGCTTTCAGGTAAGCGTCAAAAGTTTTATGAAAATCTAAATGATCGTGTGTTAAATTCGAAAATACACCACCTGAGAAAGTCAAGCCTTCAATCCTGTGCTGAGAAACTGCATGTGAGCTTACTTCCATAAAACAGTAATCGCAACCCGCATCGACCATCTCTCTTAAGAGCTGATTTAATGCGATTGGATTTGGTGTGGTATGTGTTGCCGCCACTACCATATCATTGATATAATTCTCTACCGTTGATAAAAGCCCGGTTTTGTAACCTAGATCTTTAAATAATTTAAAAAGAATAGTAGCAATGGTGGTTTTTCCGTTGGTTCCCGTAATACCGATCAGTTTCAGATCTGCCGATGGGTTTCCAAAATAGTTCCCGGCAACAATCCCCAAAGCCACCGCAGTATTATCTACTTTGATATAAGTAACCGTAAAGTCCTGGATTTCCGGCAAATTTTCGCAGATAATTACTCCTGCCCCCTGCTCAATGGTCTGCTCAATAAACTGGTGTCCATCAGCTACGGTGCCCACTACAGCAAAAAAGATATCATCTTTACTTACTTTACGCGAATCGAAATTCAGCGCATTGATTTCCCTATCGGTTCTACCAACCAATTCTTTAATCGTTACGCCATAAAGTAAATCCTGTAATTGCATCATATTAATTATTGAATGATTGAATTAGAGAATGATAGAATGTGGCTATAGCCTTTAAACATTCACTCATTCAAAATTCTCTCATTTTATCATTCCTTTTAATTTAACTCTATCTGTACACCCAATCCTTTACCCACCTTTGTTCCGGCAATGATGGATTGACTGACCACTTTTCCCGAACCCGAAACCTTTGTTTTCAAGCCTGCATTCCCTAAAAGGTACAATGCATCTTTCAGTCCCATTCCCGCCACATTTGGCATCACACCTTTACGCTCGTTATTTTCCTGAAAAACCGTTCCTGCACTGGTATCTATAATATTGTAATACTCAGATTTTGAAGCAAAAAGCGGTTTAAAACCAAATGCTTTATACACCTTCTGAGTCGCTTTACTCTGTCCTGCTTTTGTTGGCGGATTACCTGTATTACCTACCAAACGGGTTGGCATATCGTTGTACATCTGCATATCGCTGGCATAAATACGGTCGGCGATTTCCCTGAATACAGGTCCTGAAACCAATGCTCCGTAATAAGCACCCTTTGGATCGTTGATTACCACGATTAGCGAATACTTCGGTTTATCAGCTGGAAAATAACCCACAAATGAAGCTTGATATTGTTTTTTTCCTTTGTAACCTTTGTTTGCATCAGCAACCTGGGCAGTACCCGTTTTACCTGCAATTGGATATAAAGGATTGTAAACAACCTGCTTTCCACTACCCTCGGTTACCACGCCTTCAAGCATTTTTCTGATCTTGCTCAAGGTAACATCCGAACAGATTTTATCGTTAATTACTCTCGCTTTAAATTGTTCGATCGGATTACCCAGCCTTCTGATCTCTTTTACAAAAATCGGTTGTAACATTTTACCATTGTTGGCCACTGCATTATACAGAGTGAGCATCTTTAATGGCGTCAAATTCATTTCGTAGCCATAGGCCATTTGAGGAAGGGTCATGTTTTTGTTCCAGCTTCGGTTCGCTTTAATATTTTTAATCACCGGTGTTGCCTCACCTGGGATCTGCAGGTCCATTTTTTTATTCAAATGCCAATCGTATAAATGATCCGTAAATTTCATTGGATTACTACCGTAATGCATGTTGATCAATTTCGCAATCGCTGCATTCGAAGATTCTTCAAATGCTTTTTTCACGGTAACTGTTTCAATTTTCGGGTGTGAATCTTTAATCAGTTTGCCTGGGATCTGATAATATCCCGTACCGATCATGGTATTGGTATCGATCAGTTTATCTTCTAAAAGCGCCATGTACGAGGCTAATTTAAAGGTGGATCCCGGATCCTGGTTACCCGCGATGGCATAGTTAAATTTCTCTTTATACACCCCTTCCTCTACCTTAGAGAAATTAGCTACCGCCCGGATCTCACCGGTTGCCACTTCCATCAAGATCACCGTACCGTGATCAGCCTTCGATTTGATCAACTGCTTTTCTAATGCACTCTGAGCCAGATCCTGCATGTTTACATCAATGGTCGAAATAATATCAGCACCATCTTTTGGCGCCACCTCAGCTTCTTCATTAACAGGAATATAAACCCCACCGGCAATTCGCTGCATCAATCTTTTTCCGGTTTCGCCGTTGATATATTCTTTATAGGCACCCTCTAAACCCACACCGTTTTTAACATTTTCGTTTTTATACCCGATGGTACGGGCAGCCAAAGCCTGAAAAGGAAGAATCCGTTTGTTCTGCTGAACAGCAATTAAACCGCCACTAAACTTCCCGATGTTATATAACGGAAAAGTCCTGATGGTTTTAAGATCAGCATAACCCACTTTACGGTGGATCAGCAAATAGCGCGAGCTGTCCTGGCGGCCTTTGCGCAGATAACGCGCATATTCTTTAGCCGTTTTATCCTGAAAGAGCTGAGCTAATTTATAACCCAGCGAATCTACTTTCTCATTAAATACTTTATCATCGGCAATACCGCCAGCAAACATATCCATGCGCAGTTCGTATTCCGGTATCGAAGTAGCCAGTAAACTGCCATCGTTAGAATAAATATTTCCACGGGTAGCCTCTACATTTACATATCGTGTAGAAAGACTATCTGCCATAGCTTTCCATTTTTTCCCTTGCACATACTGCACCTGACCGAGGCGTAAAAACACCGCGAAAGCAAAAAGCACAATTAAGCCAAATGCCAGATATACACGAAGCAAGATGTTTGCTCTAATATTCATCGCTTTTAACAATTATTTTTTTTGGTGGTTCAATCAGTTCTTTTATCCCAAGGGTATCTACCTTTTTGGCAACCTCTGTCAATTTACTCTTGAACATCAGGTCGGCCTTGAGGGATTTATACTCCCATCTTAATTCTTTTACTTCTTTATTTAATTTATCAATCCGGCGAATATTGTTTACCGCAAAGTGGCTGTTGGCAATGTAAATCATCCCCAAAAGCGCCAGAAAACACAAATAAGGCAAAGCATCAGTTGCCGCCTCTTTACTTACTAATCCATCATTAAAAAGCTTACTGATAAATGAATTGCTATCCATTTTTTCTTCAGCAGTTTTTGGCCTTTTGGGCGCAGCTTTTAACTCTGGTTCAGGCCCAACTTCTTCCTCCTCTATCTCTTCCCTAAACCTGTTCATATCTTTTCTGCAATTCTTAGTTTCGCACTGCGGGCCCTATTGTTTTGAGCAATCTCCTCATCAGTGGCAATTATCGCTTTTCGTGTAATTACATTAAATGGCTTTTGCTGATTTCCGAAGAAATCCTTTTCTACTTCACCCTGAAATTTGCCTTTCGCCATAAAGTTTTTAACCGGCCTGTCTTCCAAAGAATGATAAGACATGACCACTAAATGACCACCCGGCTTCAATACATCAGCAGCCTGCAGCAGAAAATCTTCAAGCACCTGGATTTCGGCATTCACCTCTATGCGTAACGCCTGAAACACCTGCGCTAAATATTTATTCTCTTTTCCTTTCGGGATGTAACCAGCAATTGCCGACTTCAAACTGTCTATATCGGTAAAAGGCTGCTCTAAACGTGAAGTCACGATGGCGCGAGCCAACGATTTAGCATTCTTCACTTCTCCATAAATTCCAAAGATTTTATGCAGTTTATCCTCTGTATAGGTATTCAGTATTTCAGCAGCCGTTAAATCACGATGCTGATCCATACGCATATCCAGATCGGCATTATGACGGAT from Flavobacterium sp. W4I14 includes these protein-coding regions:
- a CDS encoding cell division protein FtsI (penicillin-binding protein 3) (product_source=KO:K03587; cath_funfam=3.40.710.10; cog=COG0768; ko=KO:K03587; pfam=PF00905,PF03717,PF03793; smart=SM00740; superfamily=54184,56519,56601; transmembrane_helix_parts=Inside_1_6,TMhelix_7_29,Outside_30_700), which produces MNIRANILLRVYLAFGLIVLFAFAVFLRLGQVQYVQGKKWKAMADSLSTRYVNVEATRGNIYSNDGSLLATSIPEYELRMDMFAGGIADDKVFNEKVDSLGYKLAQLFQDKTAKEYARYLRKGRQDSSRYLLIHRKVGYADLKTIRTFPLYNIGKFSGGLIAVQQNKRILPFQALAARTIGYKNENVKNGVGLEGAYKEYINGETGKRLMQRIAGGVYIPVNEEAEVAPKDGADIISTIDVNMQDLAQSALEKQLIKSKADHGTVILMEVATGEIRAVANFSKVEEGVYKEKFNYAIAGNQDPGSTFKLASYMALLEDKLIDTNTMIGTGYYQIPGKLIKDSHPKIETVTVKKAFEESSNAAIAKLINMHYGSNPMKFTDHLYDWHLNKKMDLQIPGEATPVIKNIKANRSWNKNMTLPQMAYGYEMNLTPLKMLTLYNAVANNGKMLQPIFVKEIRRLGNPIEQFKARVINDKICSDVTLSKIRKMLEGVVTEGSGKQVVYNPLYPIAGKTGTAQVADANKGYKGKKQYQASFVGYFPADKPKYSLIVVINDPKGAYYGALVSGPVFREIADRIYASDMQMYNDMPTRLVGNTGNPPTKAGQSKATQKVYKAFGFKPLFASKSEYYNIIDTSAGTVFQENNERKGVMPNVAGMGLKDALYLLGNAGLKTKVSGSGKVVSQSIIAGTKVGKGLGVQIELN
- a CDS encoding hypothetical protein (product_source=Hypo-rule applied; pfam=PF19579; superfamily=46689; transmembrane_helix_parts=Outside_1_55,TMhelix_56_78,Inside_79_140) — its product is MNRFREEIEEEEVGPEPELKAAPKRPKTAEEKMDSNSFISKLFNDGLVSKEAATDALPYLCFLALLGMIYIANSHFAVNNIRRIDKLNKEVKELRWEYKSLKADLMFKSKLTEVAKKVDTLGIKELIEPPKKIIVKSDEY
- a CDS encoding 16S rRNA (cytosine1402-N4)-methyltransferase (product_source=KO:K03438; cath_funfam=3.40.50.150; cog=COG0275; ko=KO:K03438; pfam=PF01795; superfamily=53335; tigrfam=TIGR00006), which codes for MANNYHVPVMLQPCIDGLNIKPEGVYVDVTFGGGGHSREILRHLGPKGRLIAFDQDPDAQANVPADDRFIFIDQNFGFLKNNLRLKGFKQVDGILADLGVSSHQFDVPQRGFSIRHNADLDMRMDQHRDLTAAEILNTYTEDKLHKIFGIYGEVKNAKSLARAIVTSRLEQPFTDIDSLKSAIAGYIPKGKENKYLAQVFQALRIEVNAEIQVLEDFLLQAADVLKPGGHLVVMSYHSLEDRPVKNFMAKGKFQGEVEKDFFGNQQKPFNVITRKAIIATDEEIAQNNRARSAKLRIAEKI